From a region of the Methanothermobacter sp. genome:
- a CDS encoding cobaltochelatase subunit CobN → MDSRVIVIAVLLVFIFQGTADAADNSTVDVLVIHSIEGTRVVNEAAHRVLQEYPDRNITIRVRSSPQIVNSTPEEVEALINSSDVIICNYLGTEDYTRMLRVITAKPEILNGKFFAVFDGASGLELVKMSRINDELVFNGVPDTVVSTVSRALRVLQPLPLLEAYVNQYPQIALWAQGEGYYCYRNVPSYRNQILWAADIWARGRNITLNVTYDPPRAVSRELLYRDGKLYENLTDYLRDYPLDPAKPTIGFIESESNMLGGGTAHIDSLIEKLRNRYNIISAVARYGENTYSAMVRFFTTAPDLASFEANTTLYTPRIQALVSFSTYLLGGSASEKVNTLLKFLNVPVLRGVIVNTRTVDDWLLSSDGVTPWSQDDIMGQAGFPETQGLIEPIIIAAAEFQSDRVTGAYTYSYSPIPERVEKLAARLTNWVNLSLTPAGEKRIAIIYYNYPPGKSEIGASYLNVPESIHEILLNLKKEGYRVGNITGAAELVTLMVERGINIANWAPGELERLANTTGVILWDAEEYLRWFQGLNPIARRYVTEGPTAYMEELLKMGLQRNVKAETLMKALNSWYAEMKDNIKSSDKASEGLQLLEVMYTALSGIIGGNSSLWNTFQAARNSFMLLAIPGLCGWGEAPGNVMTVTRNGRKYIVIPGILEGNVFIGPQPQRGWEANPEMLYNVGVLPPHHQYLAYYAWINTVFNASAMIHMGTMGSYEWLPGKEVMLSDFDFPDIVVDETPSIYIYRVDNAADGLAAKRRGLAVIIDHLTPAMKSTGLYGELLTLKELISNYKKADEQLKNQYLAEIRNTAIKLNLGDELGISIQNSTPDELITTISGYLMRIESTLIPVGLHTFGREWSSDAIAYMVSSMISTGDSSIYRLLAAEYGWIYEELTLDQRAVIENRTLTMVRALVDGSGPENLTDSPDILSKLQAATEYIALIRRSTAGEMSSLLNALRGGYVEPGPGREPLMNPSGLPTGRNFYTIDPSTVPTQAAYSVGAEIVRRVLATYTEPPEKLAVVIWGVDTARDDGAMVSFVLNLLGVKPVWSSSGTVTGVKLIPLSELGRPRIDAVVTVSGLFRDVYGQVAVTMDRAFRLALAASYTTILEGYPQVSEALEAAVKPLRTLKLFTAGSDPLEMNRVAVHWLELVQKYLGAGMNASDAGNMAIYRIFAPPLGSYGTGVKEAGEMSWTYNSTDELADLFMSRMGTSYSETGWGVKNVDLLADLLRGVSAVYQGRSTYLVGVTENDDMADYLGGLSLAIRKLTGSTPAVNIITVATGTPEILSLQQTIAIDMRTRYLNPDYVRGLMSEGYAGANRLSSAVRSLWLWQVTSPSGVPSWAWDELADTYIRDVNGLGVREWLSGKNSYALISITGTMLQAAHEGHWKADEATLRLLASTWAQAMAENGVACCDCSCGNIAMMEWAMQYLNPDLLARVKEKLYAATGSSAFAPAGGSTPDIPSTPNQGDSGGGSPSAGRTPSPGRGAGISNDAGTSVSEVKSAQESPAAGAGKAYEVSRASSSQGSSTGMPIYAIIGVIALVALAGVGYFMGGGRNRI, encoded by the coding sequence ATGGATTCAAGGGTAATAGTGATTGCAGTGTTACTCGTATTCATCTTTCAGGGTACAGCCGATGCAGCAGACAACAGCACCGTGGATGTCCTCGTCATACACTCCATCGAGGGGACCAGGGTTGTGAATGAGGCGGCCCACAGGGTCCTCCAGGAGTACCCTGATAGGAACATCACAATCAGGGTCAGGAGCTCACCCCAGATAGTCAACTCCACACCCGAGGAGGTGGAGGCACTCATAAACTCCTCGGACGTCATAATCTGCAACTACCTGGGGACAGAGGACTACACGAGGATGCTCAGGGTCATAACAGCAAAACCCGAAATCCTCAACGGAAAATTCTTCGCAGTCTTCGATGGTGCAAGTGGACTTGAACTCGTTAAGATGAGCCGGATAAACGATGAACTGGTCTTCAACGGCGTCCCGGACACTGTGGTGAGCACAGTGAGCAGGGCCCTCAGAGTGCTCCAGCCCCTCCCACTCCTGGAGGCCTACGTTAACCAGTACCCCCAGATAGCCCTCTGGGCCCAGGGGGAGGGATACTACTGCTACAGGAACGTCCCCAGCTACAGGAACCAGATACTCTGGGCCGCGGATATATGGGCAAGGGGCAGGAACATCACCCTCAACGTAACCTACGACCCGCCAAGGGCGGTTTCAAGGGAACTCCTGTACCGTGACGGGAAGCTCTATGAGAACCTCACAGACTACCTCAGGGACTATCCACTGGACCCTGCAAAGCCCACAATAGGGTTCATAGAATCCGAGAGCAACATGCTCGGTGGCGGAACAGCCCATATAGACAGCCTCATAGAGAAGCTCAGAAACCGGTACAACATAATATCAGCGGTTGCAAGGTACGGTGAAAACACCTACTCTGCCATGGTGAGGTTCTTCACAACAGCACCAGACCTGGCATCATTTGAGGCCAACACCACGCTTTACACTCCAAGGATCCAGGCGCTGGTCTCATTCAGCACCTACCTCCTCGGGGGCTCAGCCTCAGAGAAGGTGAACACACTCCTGAAGTTCCTCAACGTCCCGGTCCTCAGGGGTGTTATAGTGAACACAAGGACAGTGGATGACTGGTTACTCTCCAGTGACGGTGTCACGCCCTGGAGCCAGGATGACATCATGGGACAGGCAGGGTTCCCCGAGACCCAGGGACTCATAGAGCCCATAATCATAGCCGCGGCAGAGTTTCAGAGCGACAGAGTAACAGGTGCCTACACCTACTCCTACTCACCCATACCCGAGAGGGTGGAGAAACTGGCAGCGAGACTCACAAACTGGGTAAACCTCAGTTTAACACCGGCAGGGGAGAAGAGGATAGCCATCATATACTACAACTACCCGCCAGGCAAATCAGAGATCGGGGCAAGCTACCTCAACGTACCGGAGAGCATCCATGAGATACTCCTCAACCTGAAGAAGGAGGGATACAGGGTCGGAAACATCACAGGAGCAGCTGAACTCGTAACCCTCATGGTTGAGAGGGGGATAAACATTGCAAACTGGGCACCCGGTGAACTCGAGAGACTCGCAAACACCACAGGCGTCATACTATGGGATGCAGAGGAATACCTCAGATGGTTCCAGGGCCTCAACCCCATAGCAAGAAGATACGTCACAGAGGGCCCCACAGCATACATGGAGGAACTCCTGAAAATGGGCCTCCAGAGGAATGTTAAGGCGGAGACCCTCATGAAGGCCCTGAACTCATGGTACGCTGAGATGAAGGACAACATAAAGTCATCAGACAAAGCCTCAGAGGGGCTGCAATTACTTGAAGTCATGTACACGGCACTCAGTGGAATTATAGGCGGCAACTCCAGCCTCTGGAACACATTCCAGGCTGCAAGGAACTCCTTCATGCTCCTTGCAATACCCGGTCTCTGTGGCTGGGGAGAAGCCCCCGGGAATGTGATGACCGTAACAAGGAACGGCAGGAAATACATTGTTATACCTGGTATACTGGAGGGGAACGTCTTCATCGGACCCCAGCCCCAGAGGGGATGGGAGGCCAACCCCGAGATGCTCTACAACGTGGGTGTACTCCCACCACACCACCAGTACCTGGCCTACTATGCATGGATAAACACGGTATTCAATGCCAGCGCAATGATACACATGGGTACCATGGGAAGCTACGAGTGGCTCCCGGGAAAGGAGGTCATGCTCTCAGATTTCGACTTCCCTGATATAGTGGTGGATGAGACACCATCAATCTACATCTACCGCGTGGATAATGCAGCGGATGGACTGGCAGCCAAGAGGCGTGGACTCGCAGTCATCATCGACCACCTGACACCGGCAATGAAATCAACAGGACTCTACGGCGAACTCCTCACACTCAAGGAGTTAATATCAAACTACAAGAAGGCTGATGAACAGCTCAAAAACCAGTACCTGGCAGAGATACGGAACACAGCCATTAAACTGAACCTCGGTGATGAACTCGGCATCAGCATCCAGAATTCAACTCCAGATGAACTCATAACCACCATATCAGGGTACCTAATGAGGATCGAGTCCACACTGATACCGGTGGGACTCCACACCTTCGGGAGGGAGTGGAGCAGCGATGCAATAGCATACATGGTATCCTCAATGATCTCAACAGGAGACAGCTCCATATACAGGCTCCTGGCAGCAGAATACGGCTGGATCTACGAGGAACTCACACTGGACCAGCGTGCAGTTATCGAAAACAGGACGCTTACCATGGTAAGGGCACTTGTAGACGGCTCAGGACCAGAGAACCTCACAGATTCACCTGACATACTCAGCAAACTCCAGGCAGCAACAGAGTACATAGCATTAATCAGGAGGAGCACAGCGGGGGAGATGTCATCCCTCCTGAACGCACTCAGGGGCGGCTACGTTGAACCAGGACCCGGAAGGGAGCCCCTCATGAACCCATCAGGCCTCCCCACAGGAAGGAACTTCTACACCATAGACCCCAGCACCGTCCCAACACAGGCAGCCTACAGTGTGGGGGCTGAGATAGTGAGGAGGGTCCTTGCCACCTACACAGAACCACCAGAGAAACTTGCAGTGGTAATCTGGGGCGTGGACACAGCCAGGGACGACGGTGCCATGGTATCCTTTGTCCTGAACCTCCTGGGTGTGAAGCCAGTATGGAGCAGCTCAGGTACAGTTACAGGGGTGAAACTCATACCACTCAGTGAACTTGGAAGGCCACGTATAGACGCGGTGGTCACGGTAAGCGGACTCTTCAGGGACGTCTACGGCCAGGTCGCTGTTACAATGGACAGGGCATTCAGGCTGGCCCTCGCAGCATCATACACCACCATACTTGAAGGGTACCCACAGGTTTCAGAGGCCCTTGAGGCGGCCGTTAAACCCCTCAGGACACTTAAACTCTTCACAGCAGGAAGTGACCCCCTTGAGATGAACAGGGTGGCAGTGCACTGGCTTGAACTGGTCCAGAAGTACCTTGGGGCCGGTATGAACGCCTCAGATGCTGGTAACATGGCCATCTACAGGATATTCGCACCACCCCTGGGATCCTACGGCACAGGAGTCAAGGAGGCGGGTGAGATGTCCTGGACCTACAACAGCACAGATGAACTCGCAGACCTCTTCATGAGCCGCATGGGAACATCCTACTCAGAGACCGGCTGGGGTGTTAAGAACGTTGACCTCCTAGCAGACCTCCTCAGGGGCGTATCAGCGGTCTACCAGGGAAGAAGCACCTACCTTGTGGGTGTCACAGAGAACGATGACATGGCAGACTACCTGGGCGGCCTTTCACTGGCGATAAGGAAACTCACAGGCAGCACACCTGCAGTTAACATAATAACAGTGGCCACAGGTACACCTGAGATCCTCTCACTCCAGCAGACAATTGCCATTGACATGAGGACACGCTACCTCAACCCCGACTATGTGAGGGGTCTCATGTCTGAGGGGTACGCCGGTGCCAACAGGCTCTCATCGGCGGTAAGGTCCCTATGGCTCTGGCAGGTCACATCACCCTCAGGTGTGCCTTCATGGGCATGGGATGAACTTGCAGATACCTACATAAGGGACGTTAATGGCCTGGGTGTCAGGGAGTGGCTCTCAGGTAAGAACTCCTATGCACTGATATCCATCACAGGGACCATGCTCCAGGCAGCACATGAGGGGCACTGGAAGGCTGATGAGGCAACACTAAGGCTCCTTGCATCCACATGGGCACAGGCGATGGCAGAGAATGGTGTTGCCTGCTGTGACTGCAGCTGCGGCAATATCGCAATGATGGAGTGGGCCATGCAGTACCTCAACCCTGACCTCCTTGCAAGGGTTAAGGAGAAACTGTATGCGGCCACAGGGAGCTCAGCATTCGCCCCAGCAGGAGGATCCACACCTGATATACCATCAACTCCAAACCAGGGAGATTCTGGTGGAGGTTCACCCTCAGCCGGGCGAACTCCATCACCAGGAAGGGGCGCCGGGATCTCCAATGATGCTGGAACTTCAGTTTCCGAGGTTAAGAGCGCCCAGGAGTCACCTGCTGCCGGGGCAGGGAAGGCCTATGAGGTGAGCAGGGCTTCTTCTTCTCAGGGTTCCAGTACCGGAATGCCGATCTACGCCATAATCGGTGTTATCGCACTGGTCGCCCTTGCTGGCGTGGGTTACTTCATGGGAGGTGGAAGAAACAGAATATAA
- a CDS encoding right-handed parallel beta-helix repeat-containing protein, with product MQGFRLVGATAAAGVSVDGAGNVTLRDLNITGPSLGVVINGVSSNVTLSGVTVNRTYNQGLLLYSSSSVSGLVVRDSVFDSTGASAIEKYYASTLDVLRLENVTVVNATGHGVFLRAYNYYGYFVRNVVVNNTTIRDCSQDGLRVVMEPNSENVTVGNSTFSGNRQHGAYFESRGLLLLDDNVFSGNGFGGGVDGYYGLRVVGDNVAGFVLSGGNRFVGNRNGVYLRRVGGESAPVILSGSQLTDNAGYPVVFEGVAFVTVRDAVFDDAAARVATGFGIQRGVLIRGASSNVTVSGVTVNRTSQQGLMVDAGASVSGLVVRDSVFDSTGASGIEKDYSSSVDVLRLENVTVVNATGHGVFLRAYNYYGYFVRNVVVNNTTIRDCSQDGLRITMETNSENATIINLTSTNNRGSGLYAELRGNNTLENSTFSNNTNWGIWLTGQNNPKLTFQRNNAYNNSAGGIYLRNINNITINGSESVIKDNGGNCLELQNADGVTVEGLVFGNGVRQFNYGVVAVDCDDLVLRGLSIGNSTLQGVRVGGTASNVTLVGVNVTGSGQQGLYLVEGSTLRNVTVDDSWFVNCSDGIRRVSWSWGGFLDGITIRNSHVVNSRGYGVFLEGYNTLRNVVLDNLTVTGSRGHGVYVTMSAADSGNLTVKNTTISDSNGVGLYLVDVREAVTLRDNTVSSSTDWGLWLRGVDSPELTIQNNTLTSNSRGMYLQGVTGSEFIDNTITSTTGPDLQADPDTSNTFTRLRVGLLYPTLLSFRYTAGIILREVESPPADPAGWVNITKYVDISSAGATILDYLRFHYTPGDVAGKNETGLRVFRHSGTWNQLPETGVNTTERYVYADNINTFSTFAPLTEKYPTTTTLQGAQAVAGEIAELVATLTSPVGPVEGREIRFYLEGVLLGSALTDNTGKARFTTTAGAPGTYATRAEFPGDDTHLPSEDTSTLKVLKPATFNLDNLKVTPDTGVAPLRVNVTVNVTNTGEVAGVCRVNLTVNGVVVAFRDITLNPASSAEVSFLRDLTDPGVYTVGVDGLAPVAVTVLKPATFVLDNLEVDPVTGLEPLNVNVAVDVTNTGDVAGDYTASLMVNGAVVSQRTLTVNAGETVRVTFTRVLSRGTYNVTVDGLAPVAVTVLKPATFQLSNLRVSPVSGPSPLGITVTVRVTNTGDLAGSYPADLMINGVKVDSRIVNLNGGESTTLTYTRTLSAGTYRVTVDTLPPITVTVTSSGITAEQVISAARYITWYYGKYRRLPGTVRIAGRNYSPPEVLDILVRTAINLAAGSKRPVTPRAVGYPTAPKGIYMPGKLYMSAYLRYAVNIRDFITRNRRAPNYAVTSRGRVPYSRLVFMYSRILGFYGASGRLPQYVVI from the coding sequence ATCCAGGGATTCAGACTCGTCGGCGCAACAGCCGCTGCGGGTGTATCCGTGGATGGGGCAGGGAATGTTACCCTCAGGGACCTTAACATAACCGGTCCCAGCCTTGGTGTTGTTATTAATGGTGTTTCCTCCAATGTGACTCTTTCCGGTGTCACTGTGAACAGGACATACAATCAGGGATTGCTGCTCTATTCTTCTTCCAGTGTTTCTGGTCTGGTTGTGCGTGATTCTGTCTTTGACTCCACCGGGGCCAGTGCTATTGAGAAATATTACGCTTCCACTCTGGATGTTTTGAGGCTTGAGAATGTTACTGTGGTCAATGCGACTGGTCATGGGGTTTTCCTGCGGGCTTACAATTATTATGGTTATTTTGTGCGTAATGTGGTTGTGAATAATACCACAATCAGGGACTGCTCACAGGATGGTTTGAGGGTGGTTATGGAGCCTAATAGTGAGAATGTTACGGTGGGTAACAGTACTTTTAGTGGTAACAGGCAGCATGGTGCGTATTTTGAGAGTAGGGGTCTACTTTTATTGGATGATAATGTGTTTTCTGGTAATGGTTTTGGTGGGGGTGTTGATGGTTATTATGGTTTGAGGGTTGTTGGTGATAATGTTGCTGGGTTTGTCCTTTCTGGGGGTAACCGTTTTGTGGGTAATCGTAATGGTGTTTACCTGAGGCGTGTTGGTGGTGAGTCTGCTCCTGTGATTCTGAGCGGTTCTCAGTTGACTGATAATGCGGGTTATCCTGTGGTTTTTGAGGGTGTTGCTTTTGTGACTGTTCGTGATGCGGTCTTTGATGATGCGGCTGCCCGGGTTGCTACAGGGTTTGGTATTCAGCGTGGTGTGCTTATTCGCGGGGCATCATCTAATGTGACTGTTTCCGGTGTCACTGTGAACAGGACTTCCCAGCAGGGTCTGATGGTTGATGCTGGTGCCAGTGTTTCCGGTCTGGTTGTGCGTGATTCTGTTTTTGACTCCACCGGTGCCAGTGGTATTGAGAAGGATTACAGTTCAAGTGTGGATGTTTTGAGGCTTGAGAATGTTACTGTGGTCAATGCGACTGGTCATGGGGTTTTCCTGCGGGCTTACAATTATTATGGTTATTTTGTGCGTAATGTGGTTGTGAATAACACCACAATCCGGGACTGCTCACAGGATGGTTTAAGGATAACCATGGAGACAAACAGTGAAAATGCCACAATAATCAATCTCACTTCAACCAACAATCGGGGAAGCGGATTATACGCAGAGCTCAGAGGAAACAACACCCTTGAAAACAGCACATTCAGTAACAATACTAACTGGGGAATATGGTTAACAGGCCAGAATAATCCCAAATTAACCTTCCAGAGAAACAATGCCTACAATAACTCTGCTGGCGGTATCTACCTGCGAAACATCAATAATATTACCATCAATGGTTCTGAGAGTGTTATAAAGGATAATGGTGGTAATTGTTTGGAGCTTCAGAATGCTGATGGTGTGACTGTTGAGGGTCTGGTGTTTGGTAATGGTGTGAGGCAGTTTAATTATGGGGTTGTGGCTGTTGACTGTGATGATCTCGTCCTGAGGGGTCTTAGTATCGGTAACTCTACCTTGCAGGGTGTGCGTGTTGGTGGCACGGCGTCTAATGTGACTCTTGTGGGTGTTAATGTTACTGGTAGTGGTCAGCAGGGTCTCTATCTGGTTGAGGGTTCCACTTTGAGGAATGTGACTGTGGATGATTCCTGGTTTGTGAATTGTAGTGATGGTATCCGGAGGGTTAGCTGGAGCTGGGGTGGTTTCCTTGATGGTATAACCATCCGCAACTCCCATGTGGTTAACAGCAGGGGTTATGGTGTCTTCCTGGAGGGTTATAACACCCTGAGGAATGTGGTGCTTGATAACCTGACTGTTACTGGTTCCAGGGGTCATGGTGTCTATGTGACAATGTCCGCTGCTGATAGCGGTAACCTGACAGTGAAAAACACGACGATATCCGATAGTAATGGTGTTGGGCTCTACCTGGTGGATGTTCGTGAAGCTGTGACCCTACGGGATAACACTGTATCCAGCAGTACGGACTGGGGTTTATGGTTACGTGGGGTTGATAGCCCTGAATTAACAATCCAGAACAACACACTAACCTCCAACAGCAGAGGCATGTACCTCCAGGGCGTAACCGGCTCTGAATTCATCGACAACACCATCACCAGCACCACGGGTCCTGATCTCCAGGCTGACCCAGACACATCAAACACCTTCACACGCCTCAGGGTGGGCCTACTCTACCCCACACTCCTGAGCTTCAGGTACACCGCAGGGATCATACTGAGGGAAGTTGAATCACCACCAGCAGACCCTGCAGGATGGGTTAACATCACAAAATATGTGGACATATCATCAGCAGGAGCAACAATCCTTGATTACCTCAGGTTCCACTACACACCAGGTGACGTTGCAGGTAAAAATGAGACAGGCCTCCGGGTCTTCCGCCACTCAGGAACCTGGAACCAGCTTCCAGAGACAGGTGTGAACACCACCGAGAGGTACGTCTACGCAGACAACATCAACACCTTCAGCACCTTCGCGCCCCTCACAGAGAAGTACCCCACCACCACAACCCTCCAGGGGGCGCAGGCAGTGGCCGGGGAGATAGCCGAACTCGTGGCGACACTCACATCACCGGTAGGACCAGTTGAGGGAAGGGAGATCAGATTCTACCTTGAGGGCGTACTCCTGGGATCAGCCCTCACAGATAACACAGGAAAAGCCAGGTTCACCACCACTGCAGGGGCACCTGGCACATACGCCACCAGGGCAGAATTCCCGGGTGATGACACCCACCTCCCATCAGAGGACACATCCACACTCAAGGTACTTAAACCGGCCACATTCAACCTTGATAACCTCAAGGTGACACCTGATACCGGTGTGGCACCCCTCAGGGTAAACGTCACGGTGAATGTCACAAATACCGGGGAGGTTGCAGGTGTATGCAGGGTTAACCTCACTGTCAATGGGGTGGTGGTGGCCTTCAGGGATATCACACTTAACCCTGCATCATCAGCTGAGGTGAGCTTCCTCAGGGACCTCACAGATCCCGGCGTGTACACGGTGGGTGTTGATGGTCTTGCTCCGGTGGCTGTCACCGTCCTCAAACCTGCGACTTTTGTACTGGATAACCTCGAGGTTGATCCTGTGACGGGTCTTGAGCCCCTGAATGTTAACGTCGCCGTGGATGTCACAAATACCGGGGATGTTGCAGGTGACTACACCGCCAGCCTCATGGTCAATGGTGCAGTGGTCTCTCAAAGGACACTGACAGTCAATGCCGGTGAGACCGTCAGGGTTACATTCACCAGGGTCCTTTCAAGGGGAACCTACAATGTCACGGTCGATGGTCTTGCTCCGGTGGCTGTCACCGTCCTCAAACCGGCAACCTTCCAGCTAAGTAACCTGAGGGTTTCACCGGTATCAGGACCCTCACCACTCGGTATCACCGTGACGGTCAGGGTCACGAATACAGGGGACCTGGCAGGTTCATACCCAGCTGATCTCATGATAAACGGCGTGAAGGTCGACTCAAGGATAGTTAACCTCAATGGCGGGGAATCAACCACATTAACATATACCAGGACACTCAGCGCAGGCACCTACAGGGTCACAGTTGACACCCTCCCACCCATCACCGTAACGGTAACGTCCAGCGGCATAACTGCTGAGCAGGTTATCTCAGCCGCAAGATACATCACATGGTACTACGGCAAATACAGGAGGCTGCCAGGTACAGTCAGGATAGCAGGTAGGAACTACTCCCCACCGGAGGTCCTTGACATCCTTGTGAGGACAGCCATCAACCTTGCTGCCGGCAGTAAGAGACCTGTAACACCCAGAGCCGTGGGCTACCCCACCGCACCCAAGGGTATCTACATGCCAGGTAAACTTTACATGAGCGCATACCTGAGGTACGCTGTAAACATAAGGGACTTCATAACCAGGAATAGAAGGGCCCCCAACTATGCTGTGACATCCCGTGGAAGGGTCCCCTACTCCAGGCTGGTCTTCATGTACAGCAGGATACTCGGATTCTACGGTGCAAGCGGAAGGTTACCACAGTACGTGGTAATCTAA
- a CDS encoding cupin domain-containing protein, with protein sequence MVHLIVKNPDDREYRRVLDGTLLSEIIHPRNDPVGMNFSLAHAILREGEASLPHRLGESVEVYYILKGEGVMHIGDEVREVSAGDAVYIPPGCVQYIENSGEGDLSFLCIVSPPWRGEDEELVMD encoded by the coding sequence ATGGTTCACCTGATTGTTAAAAACCCTGATGACCGCGAATATAGGAGGGTCCTGGATGGTACCCTGCTCTCTGAGATCATCCACCCCAGGAATGACCCTGTGGGGATGAACTTCAGCCTCGCCCATGCCATACTCAGGGAAGGTGAGGCCTCACTTCCCCACCGCCTGGGGGAGTCCGTGGAGGTCTACTATATCCTCAAGGGTGAAGGGGTCATGCACATAGGGGATGAGGTGAGGGAAGTAAGTGCGGGCGACGCAGTCTATATTCCCCCTGGCTGTGTGCAGTACATTGAGAACAGTGGTGAGGGGGACCTCTCATTCCTGTGCATCGTATCCCCACCCTGGAGGGGTGAAGACGAGGAACTTGTCATGGATTGA
- a CDS encoding alpha/beta fold hydrolase — protein MKIWAVILLLAVLTVPPSTALNNPVLDEPGYGMITESHGEGSQRYWIFKPSKPGSYPVVVFIHGWAATEPLFYMAWIRHLVREGNIVIYPRYQNLLDTTSDAFTDNAASAVNDALRRVRGDWNGELFLAGHSAGGIIALNLASRQDIPDPDGILAVQTGDSEGGRKFENLRGIPQDTLLVVMAGDRDNITGTGDSYRIMRSTPQIPGDRKLFLLVRSDRNLVADHLSPLAVSDEFRVLVDNLDYSGYWKVLDMMMELARENKTLADADTGRLLGMGSWGDGRPVRRMEIVEY, from the coding sequence ATGAAAATATGGGCAGTTATCCTCCTCCTTGCGGTCCTCACGGTCCCCCCAAGTACAGCCCTCAACAACCCTGTCCTTGATGAACCGGGATACGGAATGATAACCGAGAGCCACGGTGAGGGAAGCCAGAGGTACTGGATCTTCAAACCATCAAAACCCGGGAGTTACCCTGTGGTGGTATTCATCCATGGCTGGGCCGCCACAGAGCCCCTCTTCTACATGGCCTGGATAAGGCACCTTGTGAGGGAGGGGAACATCGTAATCTACCCCCGCTACCAGAACCTTCTCGATACAACATCAGATGCCTTCACCGATAACGCCGCATCTGCAGTTAATGACGCCCTCAGGAGGGTCAGGGGAGACTGGAACGGTGAACTCTTCCTTGCAGGGCACTCAGCCGGGGGTATAATAGCCCTCAACCTGGCATCCCGCCAGGATATACCTGACCCTGATGGTATCCTGGCGGTGCAGACAGGGGACTCGGAGGGGGGCAGGAAATTCGAGAACCTCAGGGGTATACCCCAGGACACCCTCCTTGTGGTTATGGCCGGCGACAGGGATAATATAACAGGGACTGGGGACTCCTACAGGATAATGAGGTCCACGCCCCAGATACCCGGGGACAGAAAGCTGTTCCTCCTTGTGCGCTCAGACCGCAACCTGGTGGCTGATCATCTGTCACCCCTTGCGGTTTCAGATGAATTCAGGGTGCTGGTGGACAACCTGGACTACAGTGGCTACTGGAAGGTCCTGGATATGATGATGGAACTTGCACGTGAAAATAAAACCCTCGCGGATGCCGATACCGGCAGACTCCTTGGTATGGGCAGCTGGGGTGATGGAAGACCAGTCAGGAGGATGGAGATTGTTGAATACTGA